The following coding sequences lie in one Streptomyces sp. NBC_00510 genomic window:
- a CDS encoding sulfite oxidase-like oxidoreductase gives MGQSERREGELPPGQRLQRGWPVTHYGPVPRFKPERWEFQVFGATADGGKRAWGHEEFAALPYTTVTGDFHCVTKFSMLGVEWGGVSTAEILRLAPPAPDVTHVMVWAEYGFSSNLRLADFADPKSIFATHRGGEPLTAEHGFPARLIVPHLYAWKGPKWVRGVEYMTSDRRGFWEERGYHNLGDPWSEQRYSYQEEPGDGPEL, from the coding sequence ATGGGTCAGTCCGAACGCCGCGAAGGGGAGCTTCCTCCCGGACAGCGGCTCCAGCGGGGCTGGCCGGTCACCCACTACGGTCCGGTGCCCAGGTTCAAACCCGAGCGCTGGGAGTTCCAGGTCTTCGGCGCCACGGCGGACGGTGGCAAGCGTGCGTGGGGCCACGAGGAGTTCGCCGCGCTGCCGTACACGACGGTCACGGGCGACTTCCACTGCGTGACCAAGTTCAGCATGCTCGGCGTCGAGTGGGGCGGTGTCTCCACCGCCGAGATCCTGCGGCTGGCGCCGCCCGCGCCGGACGTCACGCACGTCATGGTGTGGGCCGAGTACGGCTTCAGCTCCAACCTGCGGCTGGCGGACTTCGCCGACCCCAAGTCGATATTCGCGACCCACCGCGGCGGCGAGCCGCTGACCGCGGAGCACGGCTTCCCGGCCCGGCTCATCGTGCCCCACCTCTACGCCTGGAAGGGCCCCAAGTGGGTCAGGGGCGTGGAGTACATGACGTCCGACCGCCGCGGCTTCTGGGAGGAGCGCGGCTACCACAACCTCGGCGACCCCTGGAGCGAGCAGCGCTACTCGTACCAGGAGGAGCCCGGCGACGGGCCGGAGTTGTAG
- a CDS encoding response regulator transcription factor produces MAVKVMVVDDHPMWRDAVARDLTEAGYVVVATAGDGPEAVRRAKAAMPEVLVLDLNLPGLSGVQVCKDVIADNPALRVLVLSASGEHADVLEAVKSGATGYLLKSAGREELLNAVRRTAVGDPVFTPGLAGLVLGEYRRLASDPAPAAADTPEAPRLTDRETEVLRLVAKGLSYKQIAERLVISHRTVQNHVQNTLGKLQLHNRVELVRYAIERGLDEE; encoded by the coding sequence ATGGCGGTGAAGGTGATGGTGGTCGACGACCACCCCATGTGGCGGGACGCGGTGGCCCGCGACCTCACCGAGGCCGGATACGTGGTGGTCGCCACCGCCGGCGACGGTCCGGAGGCGGTGCGGCGCGCCAAGGCGGCGATGCCCGAGGTGCTCGTCCTCGACCTCAACCTCCCCGGCCTGTCCGGTGTCCAGGTCTGCAAGGACGTCATCGCCGACAACCCCGCCCTGCGGGTACTGGTGCTCTCCGCCAGCGGCGAGCACGCGGACGTCCTGGAGGCCGTGAAGTCCGGTGCCACCGGCTACCTGCTGAAGTCCGCCGGCCGCGAGGAACTCCTCAACGCCGTCCGCCGCACCGCCGTAGGCGACCCCGTCTTCACCCCCGGCCTCGCCGGCCTCGTCCTCGGCGAGTACCGCCGCCTCGCCTCCGACCCCGCCCCCGCCGCGGCCGACACCCCCGAGGCGCCCCGCCTCACCGACCGCGAGACCGAGGTCCTGCGGCTCGTCGCCAAGGGGCTGAGCTACAAGCAGATCGCCGAACGGCTCGTCATCTCCCACCGCACCGTCCAGAACCACGTCCAGAACACCCTCGGCAAGCTCCAGCTCCACAACCGCGTCGAACTCGTCCGTTACGCCATCGAACGCGGACTGGACGAGGAATAG
- a CDS encoding 1-acyl-sn-glycerol-3-phosphate acyltransferase, which translates to MLYGVMKIAIGHPLRAAFRPWVEGMEHIPKQGAAILASNHLSFSDSFFLPAVLDRKVTFIAKAEYFTTPGIKGKLTAAFFKGVGQLPVDRSGARGAGEAAINSGIKVIEAGELFGIYPEGTRSPDGRLYRGKPGGLARIALATGAPVIPVAMIDTEKIQPPGQVMPKLMRPGIRIGKPLDFSRYMGMEHDRFILRSITDEVMYEIMKLSGQEYVDIYATAAKRQIAEAAKKQQQQHGES; encoded by the coding sequence TTGTTGTACGGCGTGATGAAGATCGCCATCGGGCATCCCCTGCGGGCCGCGTTCCGGCCGTGGGTGGAGGGGATGGAGCACATCCCCAAGCAGGGAGCGGCGATCCTGGCGAGCAACCACCTGTCCTTCTCGGACTCCTTCTTCCTGCCGGCCGTGCTCGACCGCAAGGTCACCTTCATCGCCAAGGCCGAGTACTTCACCACGCCCGGCATCAAGGGCAAGCTCACCGCCGCCTTCTTCAAGGGCGTCGGCCAGCTCCCCGTGGACCGCTCCGGCGCGCGCGGCGCCGGCGAGGCCGCGATCAACAGCGGGATAAAGGTCATCGAGGCCGGCGAGCTCTTCGGCATCTACCCCGAGGGCACCCGCTCGCCCGACGGCCGTCTCTACCGCGGCAAGCCCGGCGGCCTGGCCCGCATCGCGCTCGCCACCGGCGCCCCCGTGATCCCGGTCGCCATGATCGACACGGAGAAGATCCAGCCGCCCGGCCAGGTCATGCCCAAGCTGATGCGCCCCGGCATCCGGATCGGCAAGCCGCTGGACTTCAGCCGCTACATGGGCATGGAGCACGACCGCTTCATCCTGCGCTCGATCACCGACGAGGTGATGTACGAGATCATGAAGCTCTCCGGCCAGGAGTACGTGGACATCTACGCGACCGCCGCCAAGCGGCAGATCGCCGAGGCGGCCAAGAAGCAGCAGCAACAGCACGGCGAGTCCTAG
- a CDS encoding (2Fe-2S)-binding protein produces MYVCSCFGITEEQVKQHADAGRCTPRQIASACKAGTDCGSCVRRIQALLGRGDGCATRTKLDTANPGAPAEPLGAPAPASLPVPPALPVPVAVPLPAAASAA; encoded by the coding sequence GTGTACGTCTGCTCATGCTTCGGCATCACCGAAGAGCAGGTCAAGCAGCATGCGGACGCCGGCCGCTGCACCCCTCGCCAGATCGCCTCCGCCTGCAAGGCGGGCACGGACTGCGGTTCCTGCGTGCGCCGGATACAGGCGCTTCTCGGCCGCGGCGACGGCTGTGCCACCCGTACGAAGCTCGACACGGCGAATCCCGGAGCGCCCGCGGAGCCCCTCGGCGCCCCCGCGCCGGCCTCCCTGCCGGTCCCGCCCGCACTGCCGGTGCCGGTCGCGGTCCCGCTGCCCGCGGCGGCCAGCGCCGCCTGA
- a CDS encoding anthranilate synthase family protein — MENHDPAAAPPAAALVERLLDPACPPFALLRRRAPGRDTDTVEVLLGPVTTAERLTGIALPTGAPEGARPAVDALALVPYRQIRERGFDVRDDGTPLVVLRPRETYELPLPELMAALPAHAVRVEGGAFDVDDDTYAGIVERVIEDEIGRGEGANFVIRRTFRGEIPGFAAADALALFRRLLDGERGAYWTFVVRTPERTLVGASPEVHVRMAGGTVVMNPISGTYRYPAQGPDAEGLLAFLRDAKEAEELTMVVDEELKMMCTVGDLGGVVVGPRLKEMAHLAHTEYELRGRSSMDVRDVLRETMFAATVTGSPVQNACRVIERHEPGGRGYYAGALALIGRDAGGAQTLDSPILIRTADVDAAGGLKVPVGATLVRRSDPYAEVAETHAKAAAVLAALGVRPGRAQGPAADRPPLGDDIRVRAALDGRRRNLAPFWLRMRTAEQPGTPTGHALVVDGEDTFTAMLAHVLRSSGLQVTVRRFDAPGLREAALAHQGPVVLGPGPGDPSDTGDPKMALLRGLASELVRGHRHGLLGVCLGHELIAAELGLDIVRKDVPFQGAQTSVDLFGKVETVGFYNSFTARCDDAAAEELAMHRVELIRDPATGDVHALRGPGFAGVQFHPESVLTLGGTAIVAELLAGVTVAG; from the coding sequence GTGGAGAACCACGATCCCGCCGCCGCACCCCCCGCCGCCGCGCTCGTCGAACGGCTGCTGGACCCCGCGTGCCCGCCCTTCGCTCTGCTCAGGCGCAGAGCGCCCGGCCGGGACACGGACACCGTCGAAGTGCTGCTCGGCCCGGTCACGACGGCGGAGCGGCTGACCGGCATCGCGCTGCCGACCGGGGCACCCGAAGGGGCGCGGCCCGCGGTGGACGCACTGGCGCTGGTGCCGTACCGGCAGATCAGGGAGCGCGGCTTCGACGTGCGCGACGACGGGACGCCACTGGTCGTGCTACGGCCCCGTGAGACGTACGAGCTGCCGCTCCCCGAGCTCATGGCGGCCCTGCCCGCGCACGCGGTGCGCGTGGAAGGCGGGGCCTTCGACGTCGACGACGACACGTACGCCGGGATCGTGGAGCGCGTCATCGAGGACGAGATCGGGCGCGGCGAGGGCGCGAACTTCGTCATCCGGCGCACCTTCCGCGGGGAGATCCCGGGGTTCGCGGCGGCCGACGCGCTCGCGCTGTTCCGGCGGCTGCTCGACGGCGAGCGCGGCGCCTACTGGACCTTCGTGGTGCGGACCCCGGAGCGGACCCTGGTCGGCGCGAGCCCCGAGGTGCACGTGCGGATGGCCGGCGGCACGGTCGTCATGAACCCCATCAGCGGCACCTACCGCTACCCCGCGCAGGGGCCGGACGCGGAGGGGCTGCTCGCCTTCCTGCGGGACGCCAAGGAGGCGGAGGAGCTGACGATGGTGGTCGACGAGGAACTGAAGATGATGTGCACCGTCGGCGACCTCGGCGGCGTCGTCGTCGGCCCGCGCCTGAAGGAGATGGCGCACCTGGCGCACACCGAGTACGAGTTGCGCGGCCGCAGCAGCATGGACGTGCGGGACGTGCTGCGCGAGACGATGTTCGCCGCGACGGTGACCGGCTCGCCGGTGCAGAACGCCTGCCGGGTGATCGAGCGCCACGAGCCGGGCGGCCGCGGCTACTACGCCGGTGCCCTCGCCCTGATCGGGCGGGACGCGGGCGGGGCACAGACCCTGGACTCGCCCATCCTGATCCGCACCGCGGACGTCGACGCCGCGGGCGGCCTGAAGGTCCCGGTGGGCGCGACCCTCGTCCGGCGCTCCGACCCGTACGCGGAGGTCGCCGAGACGCACGCGAAGGCGGCGGCCGTGCTGGCCGCGCTGGGGGTCCGCCCCGGACGGGCGCAGGGCCCGGCGGCTGACCGGCCACCGCTCGGCGACGACATCCGGGTGCGGGCCGCGCTGGACGGACGCCGCCGGAACCTGGCCCCGTTCTGGCTGCGCATGCGCACCGCGGAGCAGCCCGGCACGCCGACCGGGCACGCCCTCGTGGTGGACGGCGAGGACACCTTCACCGCGATGCTCGCGCACGTGCTGAGGTCGTCCGGGCTGCAGGTCACCGTGCGCCGCTTCGACGCCCCGGGACTGCGCGAGGCCGCCCTCGCACACCAGGGCCCGGTCGTCCTCGGTCCGGGCCCCGGCGACCCGTCCGACACCGGCGACCCCAAGATGGCCCTCCTGCGCGGCCTCGCCTCCGAACTCGTCCGCGGCCACCGGCACGGCCTGCTCGGGGTCTGCCTCGGCCACGAACTGATCGCCGCCGAACTCGGCCTCGACATCGTCCGCAAGGACGTCCCCTTCCAGGGCGCGCAGACATCCGTCGACCTGTTCGGGAAGGTGGAGACCGTGGGGTTCTACAACTCCTTCACCGCCCGCTGCGACGACGCGGCGGCGGAGGAGCTCGCCATGCACCGCGTCGAACTGATCCGCGACCCCGCCACCGGCGACGTCCACGCCCTGCGCGGCCCGGGCTTCGCGGGCGTCCAGTTCCACCCCGAGTCCGTGCTCACGCTGGGCGGCACGGCGATCGTGGCGGAACTCCTGGCGGGGGTGACGGTGGCGGGCTGA
- a CDS encoding DUF5931 domain-containing protein, translating into MSVEQPLWRALTGYRLLTAAYAIGLYAAAYHEHAYPLAGAAYMAVLAVWTLATVGKVSSPQRCTRPFLIIDLGVAITGILITPAVEAHQRILDGGPTLPSIWTAGSVLAFAIKGGWRWAAAASCLVGGANLVERGAPARDTLHNVLLVAIASIAIGYVVEVARASERTLARALQIEAATRERERLARDIHDNVLQVLAMVQRRGAEIGGEAEALGRMAGEQEAALRALVTDGAAALPSPRGATGADAGAGAGAGQDPDAPRDLRPLLSPYGSARVTVAAPGTPVLVPARAARELAAAVGAALENVRRHAGEDAHAWILVEDEPEAVLVSVRDDGPGIPEGRLAAAEAEGRLGVAQSIRGRLRDLGGTAELVSVPGQGTEVELRLAK; encoded by the coding sequence ATGTCCGTCGAGCAGCCGCTGTGGCGGGCCCTCACCGGCTACCGACTGCTGACCGCGGCGTACGCCATCGGGCTCTACGCCGCCGCCTACCACGAGCACGCGTACCCCCTGGCGGGCGCGGCCTACATGGCGGTGCTCGCCGTGTGGACGCTGGCCACCGTCGGCAAGGTGAGCTCGCCCCAGCGCTGCACCAGGCCCTTCCTGATCATCGACCTCGGCGTCGCGATCACCGGCATCCTCATCACACCGGCCGTCGAGGCGCACCAGCGCATCCTCGACGGCGGCCCCACCCTCCCGTCGATCTGGACCGCCGGCTCCGTGCTCGCCTTCGCCATCAAGGGCGGCTGGCGCTGGGCCGCCGCCGCCTCCTGCCTCGTCGGCGGCGCCAACCTCGTCGAACGCGGCGCCCCGGCCCGCGACACCCTCCACAACGTGCTGCTGGTGGCCATCGCCAGCATCGCCATCGGGTACGTCGTCGAGGTCGCCCGCGCCAGTGAACGCACCCTCGCCCGCGCCCTGCAGATCGAGGCCGCCACCCGTGAGCGGGAGCGCCTGGCCCGCGACATCCACGACAACGTGCTGCAGGTGCTCGCCATGGTGCAGCGGCGCGGCGCCGAGATCGGCGGCGAGGCCGAGGCCCTGGGCCGCATGGCGGGCGAGCAGGAGGCCGCCCTGCGCGCCCTGGTCACCGACGGCGCCGCCGCCCTGCCGTCCCCCCGCGGTGCCACCGGCGCCGATGCCGGGGCCGGGGCCGGCGCCGGCCAGGACCCGGACGCGCCCCGCGACCTGCGCCCGCTGCTCTCCCCGTACGGCAGCGCCCGGGTCACCGTCGCCGCCCCCGGCACCCCCGTCCTCGTCCCGGCCCGCGCCGCACGCGAACTCGCCGCCGCCGTGGGCGCCGCCCTGGAGAACGTCCGCCGGCACGCGGGCGAGGACGCCCACGCCTGGATCCTGGTCGAGGACGAACCCGAGGCCGTACTGGTCAGCGTCCGCGACGACGGCCCCGGCATCCCCGAAGGCCGCCTCGCCGCCGCCGAGGCCGAGGGCAGACTCGGGGTCGCCCAGTCCATCCGCGGCCGGCTCCGGGACCTCGGCGGCACGGCGGAACTGGTGTCGGTGCCCGGGCAGGGGACAGAAGTCGAGTTGAGGCTCGCGAAGTGA
- a CDS encoding alpha/beta fold hydrolase, whose protein sequence is MPLMPGAEPYRHDGGEVGVLLCHGFTGTPQSMRPWAEYLAERGLTVSVPLLPGHGTRWQDMQLTGWEDWYAEVDREFRALSERCDRVFVFGMSMGGALTLRLAAQHGAAVSGIALVNPSVKADSHQLKVVPLLRHFVPTVPGIASDIAKEGSQEVGYDRTPLRAVHSLSRFWTLVRHELPQVTQPLLLLHSRVDHVVHPSNSAVVLSRVSSTDVTETVLERSYHVATLDHDAETVFEESYAFVERLSGAGEQAEKEDAASG, encoded by the coding sequence GTGCCGCTGATGCCCGGAGCCGAGCCCTACCGCCACGACGGCGGCGAGGTCGGTGTCCTGCTGTGCCACGGATTCACCGGCACACCGCAGTCCATGCGGCCGTGGGCCGAGTACCTGGCCGAGCGGGGCCTGACCGTGTCCGTACCGCTGCTGCCGGGGCACGGCACGCGCTGGCAGGACATGCAGCTCACCGGCTGGGAGGACTGGTACGCGGAGGTGGACCGGGAATTCCGCGCGCTGTCCGAGCGCTGTGACCGCGTGTTTGTCTTCGGAATGTCGATGGGCGGGGCCCTGACCCTGCGGCTGGCCGCGCAGCACGGCGCCGCGGTCAGTGGCATCGCCCTGGTCAACCCCTCGGTCAAGGCCGACAGCCATCAGCTGAAGGTCGTTCCCCTGTTGCGCCACTTCGTCCCCACCGTGCCGGGCATCGCGAGCGACATCGCGAAGGAGGGCTCGCAGGAGGTCGGCTACGACCGCACCCCGCTGCGGGCGGTGCACTCACTGAGCCGTTTCTGGACGCTGGTACGCCATGAGCTGCCGCAGGTGACGCAGCCGCTCCTGCTGCTGCACAGCCGGGTCGACCACGTGGTGCACCCGTCGAACTCGGCGGTCGTGCTGAGCCGGGTGTCGTCGACGGACGTCACCGAGACGGTGCTGGAGCGCAGTTACCACGTTGCGACGCTGGACCACGACGCGGAGACGGTCTTCGAGGAGTCGTACGCCTTCGTCGAGCGGCTG
- the erm gene encoding 23S ribosomal RNA methyltransferase Erm has protein sequence MPHHRSMVGGRHELGQNFLTDRTVIASIEALVAATSGPIVEIGPGDGALTLPLSRTGRPLTAVEIDPGRAQRLQRRLPRGAHVVTTDVLRYRFPREPHVIVGNLPFHLTTTIMRRVLAADRWECAVLLVQWEVARRRAGVAGASMLTASWWPWYDFTLHSRVPARAFRPAPSVDGGLLTMTRRPQPLVTGDRRAYQAFVQRVFTGPGRGLREVLARTGHFDRTALRDWLRAERVPPHALPKDLTAGQWASLWRLVR, from the coding sequence ATGCCTCACCACCGGTCCATGGTGGGCGGCCGGCACGAGCTCGGCCAGAACTTCCTCACCGACCGCACCGTCATCGCCTCCATCGAGGCCCTCGTCGCCGCCACCAGCGGACCCATCGTCGAGATCGGCCCCGGCGACGGCGCCTTGACCCTCCCCCTCAGCCGCACCGGCCGCCCCCTCACGGCCGTGGAGATCGACCCGGGACGCGCACAGCGCCTGCAGCGGCGGCTCCCGCGCGGCGCGCACGTCGTCACCACCGACGTCCTGCGCTACCGCTTCCCGCGCGAACCGCACGTGATCGTCGGCAACCTGCCCTTCCACCTCACGACCACCATCATGCGGCGCGTCCTGGCCGCGGACCGGTGGGAGTGCGCGGTGCTGCTCGTCCAGTGGGAGGTCGCCCGCCGCCGCGCGGGCGTCGCCGGCGCCAGCATGCTCACCGCCTCCTGGTGGCCCTGGTACGACTTCACCCTCCACTCCCGCGTCCCCGCCCGCGCCTTCCGCCCGGCACCCTCCGTCGACGGCGGACTGCTGACCATGACCCGGCGCCCGCAGCCGCTCGTCACCGGCGACCGCCGCGCCTACCAGGCCTTCGTCCAGCGGGTGTTCACCGGCCCGGGCCGCGGCCTGCGCGAAGTCCTCGCCCGCACCGGCCACTTCGACCGCACGGCACTGCGCGACTGGCTGCGTGCCGAACGCGTCCCCCCGCACGCCCTCCCCAAGGACCTCACGGCCGGGCAATGGGCGTCCCTGTGGCGGCTGGTGAGGTGA
- the bfr gene encoding bacterioferritin, translating into MQGDPEVIEFLNEQLTGELTAINQYFLHAKMQENLGWTKLAKYTRHESFDEMKHAEVLTDRILFLDGLPNYQRLFHVRVGQTVTEMFQADRQVEVEAIDRLKRGIEVMRAKGDITSANIFEDILADEEHHIDYLDTQLELIEKLGEPLYIAQVIEQPDS; encoded by the coding sequence ATGCAGGGCGACCCCGAGGTCATCGAGTTCCTGAACGAGCAGCTGACGGGCGAGCTGACGGCGATCAACCAGTACTTCCTGCACGCCAAGATGCAGGAGAACCTGGGCTGGACGAAGCTCGCCAAGTACACGCGGCACGAGTCCTTCGACGAGATGAAGCATGCCGAGGTGCTGACCGACCGCATCCTCTTCCTCGACGGACTGCCGAACTACCAGCGGCTCTTCCACGTCCGGGTGGGGCAGACCGTCACCGAGATGTTCCAGGCCGACCGCCAGGTCGAGGTCGAGGCGATCGACCGCCTCAAGCGCGGCATCGAGGTCATGCGCGCGAAGGGCGACATCACGTCGGCCAACATCTTCGAGGACATCCTCGCCGACGAGGAGCACCACATCGACTACCTGGACACCCAGCTCGAGCTCATCGAGAAGCTCGGGGAGCCGCTGTACATCGCGCAGGTCATCGAGCAGCCCGACAGCTGA
- a CDS encoding 3-deoxy-7-phosphoheptulonate synthase class II: MTVNAETHAGRQTWRSLPAAQQPEYPDPEALREVIADLESYPPLVFAGECDQLRDRLGAVARGEAFLLQGGDCAEAFDQIGADQIRNKLKTLLQMGAVLTYAASVPVVKVGRIAGQYSKPRSKPTETRGGVTLPTYRGDSVNGFEFTEAARVPDPERLKRLYNASAATLNLVRAFTTGGYADLRQVHAWNQDFVKSSPSGQRYEALAREIDGALNFMRACGADPEEFKTVEFYASHEALLLDYESALTRVDSRTGRLYDVSGHMVWIGERTRQLDHAHIEFASKIRNPLGVKLGPTTTPEEALALIDRLDPDREPGRLTFITRMGAGKVRELLPNLVEKVTASGAQVAWVCDPMHGNTFEAASGHKTRRFDDVLDEVKGFFEVHHGLGTHPGGIHVELTGDDVTECVGGGDEIFVDDLHQRYETACDPRLNRSQSLDLAFLVAEMYRGQ; the protein is encoded by the coding sequence GTGACCGTGAACGCTGAAACCCACGCCGGGCGCCAGACCTGGCGCTCACTGCCCGCGGCGCAGCAGCCTGAGTACCCCGACCCCGAGGCTCTGCGCGAAGTGATCGCGGACCTCGAGTCGTATCCGCCGCTCGTCTTCGCAGGCGAGTGCGACCAGCTGCGCGACCGCCTGGGGGCCGTGGCCCGTGGTGAGGCGTTCCTGCTGCAGGGCGGCGATTGCGCGGAGGCCTTCGACCAGATCGGGGCCGACCAGATCCGCAACAAGCTGAAGACGCTGCTGCAGATGGGCGCCGTCCTCACCTACGCCGCGTCCGTGCCGGTCGTGAAGGTGGGCCGGATCGCCGGTCAGTACAGCAAGCCGCGTTCGAAGCCCACGGAGACCCGGGGCGGGGTGACCCTCCCGACCTACCGCGGTGACTCGGTCAACGGCTTCGAGTTCACCGAGGCGGCCCGCGTGCCGGACCCGGAGCGGCTCAAGCGCCTGTACAACGCGTCCGCCGCGACGCTGAACCTCGTACGGGCCTTCACCACCGGCGGCTACGCCGACCTGCGGCAGGTGCACGCCTGGAACCAGGACTTCGTGAAGTCCTCGCCGTCCGGGCAGCGCTACGAGGCCCTGGCCCGGGAGATCGACGGCGCGCTGAACTTCATGCGCGCCTGCGGCGCGGACCCCGAGGAGTTCAAGACCGTCGAGTTCTACGCCTCGCACGAGGCGCTCCTGCTCGACTACGAGTCGGCGCTGACCCGCGTGGACTCCCGCACCGGCCGGCTGTACGACGTGTCCGGCCACATGGTCTGGATCGGTGAGCGCACCCGTCAGCTCGACCACGCGCACATCGAGTTCGCCTCGAAGATCCGCAACCCGCTCGGTGTGAAGCTCGGCCCGACGACCACGCCCGAGGAGGCGCTGGCGCTGATCGACCGGCTGGACCCGGACCGCGAGCCCGGCCGGCTGACCTTCATCACGCGCATGGGCGCCGGCAAGGTGCGCGAGCTGCTGCCGAACCTGGTGGAGAAGGTCACCGCCTCGGGCGCGCAGGTCGCCTGGGTGTGCGACCCCATGCACGGCAACACCTTCGAGGCGGCCTCCGGCCACAAGACGCGCCGCTTCGACGACGTGCTCGACGAGGTCAAGGGCTTCTTCGAGGTGCACCACGGCCTCGGCACCCACCCCGGCGGCATCCACGTGGAGCTCACCGGCGACGACGTGACCGAGTGCGTGGGCGGCGGCGACGAGATCTTCGTCGACGACCTGCACCAGCGCTACGAGACGGCCTGCGACCCGCGGCTCAACCGCAGCCAGTCCCTCGATCTGGCCTTCCTGGTGGCGGAGATGTACCGCGGCCAGTAG
- a CDS encoding DUF1772 domain-containing protein — protein sequence MTSRDAVLVAATVAVGLMAGLFFAFSVAVMPGLAKAADRTLVDAMQRINAAIQNGWFLLVFGGSLLLCAAAVALCLRDGGRGPLPWVIAATVLYLAVLVVTFGVNIPLNDRLDAAGDPGSLADPAAVRERFEAAWVRWNLVRTLLCTGALGCLGQALVLSGRAAVEAARRTGRM from the coding sequence ATGACTTCCCGAGACGCCGTCCTCGTCGCGGCCACCGTCGCCGTCGGCCTCATGGCCGGGCTCTTCTTCGCCTTCTCCGTCGCCGTCATGCCGGGTCTGGCCAAGGCGGCCGACCGTACGCTCGTCGACGCGATGCAGCGCATCAACGCCGCCATCCAGAACGGCTGGTTCCTGCTGGTCTTCGGTGGTTCGCTGCTGCTGTGCGCCGCCGCGGTGGCGCTCTGCCTGCGCGACGGAGGCCGCGGTCCGCTCCCGTGGGTGATCGCCGCGACCGTGCTCTACCTGGCGGTGCTCGTCGTCACCTTCGGCGTCAACATCCCGTTGAACGACCGGCTGGACGCGGCGGGCGACCCCGGGAGCCTCGCCGATCCCGCCGCCGTGCGCGAGCGGTTCGAGGCGGCCTGGGTCCGCTGGAACCTGGTGCGCACGCTCCTGTGCACGGGGGCGCTGGGCTGCCTGGGCCAGGCGCTCGTCCTCAGCGGCCGCGCCGCCGTGGAAGCGGCGCGTCGCACAGGGCGCATGTGA
- a CDS encoding 6-phosphofructokinase yields MRVGVLTGGGDCPGLNAVIRAIVRKGVQEYGYEFTGFRDGWHGPLEGDTVPLDIPAVRGILPRGGTILGSSRTNPLKAENGVRRVKENLAKYEVDALIAIGGEDTLGVATALSDEYGVPCVGVPKTIDNDLAATDYTFGFDTAVNIATEAIDRLHTTAESHMRVLVVEVMGRHAGWIALHSGLAGGANAILIPEQRFDVDQVCAWVESRFKIRYAPIVVIAEGAMPKDGDMVLKDQSLDSFGHVRLSGVGEWLAKEIERRTGKEARTTVLGHIQRGGTPSAFDRWLATRFGLHAIDAVRDQDWGKMVALRGTDIVRVPLRDATAQLKTVDPRLYTEAAVFFG; encoded by the coding sequence ATGCGAGTTGGCGTGCTGACCGGCGGCGGAGACTGCCCCGGGCTCAACGCGGTCATCCGTGCCATCGTGCGCAAGGGTGTCCAGGAGTACGGATACGAGTTCACCGGTTTCAGGGACGGCTGGCACGGCCCCCTCGAGGGCGACACCGTGCCGCTCGACATCCCCGCCGTGCGCGGCATCCTCCCGCGCGGGGGCACGATCCTCGGCTCGTCCCGCACGAACCCGCTCAAGGCGGAGAACGGCGTGCGCCGCGTCAAGGAGAACCTCGCCAAGTACGAGGTCGACGCACTCATCGCGATCGGCGGCGAGGACACCCTCGGCGTCGCCACCGCCCTGTCGGACGAGTACGGCGTCCCCTGCGTCGGCGTACCCAAGACCATCGACAACGACCTGGCGGCCACCGACTACACCTTCGGCTTCGACACCGCCGTCAACATCGCCACCGAGGCCATCGACCGCCTCCACACCACCGCCGAGTCGCACATGCGCGTCCTCGTCGTCGAGGTGATGGGCCGCCACGCCGGCTGGATCGCCCTCCACTCGGGCCTCGCCGGCGGCGCCAACGCCATCCTCATCCCCGAGCAGCGCTTCGACGTCGACCAGGTCTGCGCCTGGGTGGAGAGCCGCTTCAAGATCCGCTACGCGCCCATCGTCGTGATCGCCGAGGGCGCCATGCCCAAGGACGGCGACATGGTGCTCAAGGACCAGTCGCTCGACTCCTTCGGCCACGTACGGCTCTCCGGCGTCGGCGAGTGGCTCGCCAAGGAGATCGAGAGGCGCACCGGCAAGGAGGCCCGCACCACCGTCCTCGGCCACATCCAGCGCGGCGGCACCCCCAGCGCCTTCGACCGCTGGCTCGCCACCCGCTTCGGCCTGCACGCCATCGACGCGGTCCGCGACCAGGACTGGGGCAAGATGGTCGCCCTGCGCGGCACGGACATCGTCCGCGTCCCGCTGCGCGACGCGACGGCCCAGCTCAAGACGGTCGATCCGCGGCTCTACACCGAGGCGGCCGTCTTCTTCGGGTAA